From one Sulfurimonas sp. HSL-3221 genomic stretch:
- a CDS encoding fatty acid desaturase family protein, producing MKKATRLLRFEDAWLPNLAAWAYMLGAYVGGFAAILADALWLNAAGVLLLAHGMVIAAYFIHECAHDSLFRLPINNHRFGELLLWICGASYSDYEAIRMKHVRHHLDRADIVSFDFRTRLPHYPKLLKTIQVLEWFYIPALEIMMHALVVILPFMKESRRYLRRRVVTVLVLRIAFFAALASIAPKVLLLYPLAYMIFLTVMRFMDVHQHTYDVHETLDFSREAQVKQYDRAFESRNTYSNLISEKYPWLNLLVLNFAYHNVHHDQQIQPWYRLPGLHAKLYGEDRTQVLVFSDLARSYHRYRVGRVLNGDPADLDVKRDGGRTFIGVDGVSFLTAH from the coding sequence ATGAAAAAGGCGACACGGCTTCTGCGCTTCGAAGATGCATGGCTGCCGAACCTGGCGGCATGGGCCTATATGCTGGGGGCCTACGTGGGCGGATTCGCCGCCATCCTGGCCGACGCCTTGTGGCTGAATGCGGCGGGGGTACTCCTGCTGGCACACGGTATGGTCATCGCCGCCTATTTCATCCACGAGTGCGCCCACGATTCGCTCTTCAGGCTGCCGATCAACAACCACCGTTTCGGAGAGCTTCTGCTCTGGATCTGCGGCGCGTCGTACAGCGATTACGAGGCGATACGGATGAAGCATGTCCGCCACCACTTGGACCGTGCCGATATCGTTTCGTTCGATTTCCGCACCCGCCTGCCGCACTATCCGAAACTGCTCAAGACGATCCAGGTACTGGAGTGGTTCTACATTCCCGCCCTCGAGATCATGATGCACGCCCTGGTCGTCATTCTGCCGTTCATGAAGGAGAGCCGCCGCTATCTGCGCCGCCGCGTCGTCACGGTACTGGTACTGCGCATCGCTTTCTTTGCCGCACTGGCGTCGATTGCGCCGAAGGTGCTGCTGCTTTACCCGCTGGCGTACATGATCTTCCTGACGGTCATGCGTTTCATGGATGTGCACCAGCACACCTACGATGTGCATGAAACCCTGGATTTTTCGCGCGAAGCGCAAGTGAAACAGTATGACCGCGCCTTCGAATCGCGCAATACCTATTCGAACCTGATCTCTGAGAAATACCCGTGGCTGAACCTGCTGGTCCTCAATTTCGCGTACCACAACGTTCACCATGATCAGCAGATCCAGCCGTGGTACCGGCTGCCGGGACTGCACGCCAAGCTCTACGGCGAAGACAGGACGCAGGTCCTGGTGTTCTCCGACCTGGCGCGCAGTTACCACCGCTACCGTGTCGGCCGGGTCCTCAACGGAGACCCGGCCGACCTTGACGTCAAGCGTGACGGGGGCCGCACCTTTATCGGTGTGGACGGCGTCTCGTTCCTGACGGCGCACTGA
- a CDS encoding N-acyl homoserine lactonase family protein, with protein MTQVKKFWPILTGTHRYEKTLSTRNHGSGVIIDAPILAYLIETSNGRILYDVGCDYTKIADPVLRKQFYEHEGFPFGPPQMTEEQRLPNRLAELGLQKEDIDVVFCGHLHFDHAGGVCEFCGAEVHVHEKELEAAREPADEAYFKEDFDCPVNWRVYKGEYDLVPGVRAIETPGHTAGHMSMMIELPKGSPILLAGDAADLRENLEREIAPGLCYRDDETQALESIRKLKRLALETGADLWPNHDMAFFESKNRFPKFFE; from the coding sequence ATGACACAGGTAAAGAAGTTCTGGCCCATCCTGACGGGAACCCACCGTTACGAGAAGACGCTCTCAACCCGCAACCACGGCTCAGGGGTGATCATCGACGCCCCGATCCTCGCCTACCTGATCGAGACGTCCAACGGCCGCATCCTTTACGATGTGGGATGCGACTACACGAAGATCGCCGACCCGGTTCTACGCAAGCAGTTCTACGAGCATGAAGGCTTCCCCTTCGGTCCGCCGCAGATGACCGAGGAGCAGCGCCTGCCCAACCGCCTGGCGGAGCTGGGACTGCAGAAAGAGGATATCGACGTCGTCTTCTGCGGGCACTTGCATTTCGATCACGCCGGCGGGGTCTGCGAATTCTGCGGTGCGGAAGTGCACGTGCATGAAAAAGAGCTTGAGGCGGCGCGTGAACCGGCGGACGAAGCCTACTTCAAAGAGGACTTCGACTGTCCGGTGAACTGGCGCGTTTACAAGGGCGAATACGACCTCGTCCCCGGCGTCCGCGCCATCGAGACGCCGGGCCATACGGCCGGCCACATGTCAATGATGATCGAGCTGCCCAAGGGCTCCCCGATCCTCCTTGCCGGCGACGCGGCGGACCTGCGGGAGAACCTGGAGCGGGAGATCGCGCCGGGGCTCTGCTACCGCGACGACGAAACGCAGGCGCTGGAGAGCATCCGCAAGCTCAAACGGCTCGCCCTTGAAACGGGCGCGGATCTGTGGCCCAACCACGACATGGCCTTTTTCGAGAGCAAGAACCGCTTTCCGAAATTTTTCGAATAA
- a CDS encoding urea amidolyase associated protein UAAP1: MITEHKNLKPESIILDEVLPGGARWSKIIKRGDKIRITTKDGLGTLSAMFYNADNTSERFNSADTVKLQHNAYFCKGRVFYSEQGRVLLSITEDTTDGLFDAIGGISNPRIVAKNFGEGDFEHIRNRYYKSDRENFLVELGKYGMGKRDMLQAVNFFRRVDVKEGNKLALSDKRPQPQSYIELRAEMNVLLVLSNTPHVMEKGTYNPSDVQLTLFKAAPVTEDDYCMNFSIQSQRAFKNNARYFA, translated from the coding sequence GTGATTACTGAACACAAAAACCTGAAACCAGAATCCATCATCCTCGACGAGGTGCTCCCGGGCGGTGCACGCTGGTCGAAGATCATTAAGCGCGGCGACAAGATCCGCATCACGACCAAGGACGGGCTGGGCACCCTCAGCGCGATGTTCTACAACGCCGACAACACCTCGGAGCGTTTCAACTCCGCCGACACGGTCAAACTTCAGCATAACGCCTACTTCTGCAAAGGGCGGGTCTTCTATTCCGAGCAGGGCCGCGTACTGCTTTCCATTACGGAAGATACGACTGACGGTCTCTTCGACGCCATCGGCGGCATCAGCAACCCGCGCATCGTCGCGAAAAACTTCGGCGAGGGCGATTTCGAACATATCCGCAACCGTTATTACAAAAGCGACCGGGAGAACTTCCTCGTCGAACTGGGCAAATACGGCATGGGAAAACGTGACATGCTTCAGGCGGTCAACTTCTTCAGACGGGTCGACGTCAAAGAGGGCAATAAGCTGGCGCTTTCCGACAAGCGGCCGCAGCCGCAGAGCTACATCGAACTGCGCGCGGAGATGAATGTCCTGCTGGTGCTCTCCAACACGCCGCATGTGATGGAAAAGGGAACGTACAACCCGAGCGACGTCCAGCTGACGCTGTTCAAAGCGGCCCCGGTCACCGAAGATGATTACTGCATGAACTTCAGTATCCAGTCCCAACGTGCGTTCAAGAACAACGCACGTTACTTTGCCTGA
- a CDS encoding urea amidolyase associated protein UAAP2, with protein MKRDIETAVYNHKLPAGVPWSYVVKKGQTLRIVDLEGCQAVDTLFYNANDHEERYSANDTIREQGSIFVTTGTQLISTDDNVMMTITDDTCGNHDTLGGHCSAESNTVRYGHDTKYMHSCRDNYLFEIGEREMDPRDLTNNINFFMNVPIEENGFLIIVDGISKPGDYVDMKAEMDTLVLISNCPQLNNPCNAFNPSPIQLVIWDD; from the coding sequence ATGAAAAGAGATATCGAAACAGCCGTATACAACCACAAACTGCCGGCCGGCGTGCCATGGAGCTATGTCGTGAAAAAAGGCCAGACGCTGCGTATCGTCGACCTTGAAGGGTGCCAGGCCGTCGACACGCTCTTTTACAATGCCAATGATCACGAAGAGCGCTACTCGGCCAACGATACGATCCGCGAACAGGGGAGTATCTTCGTCACGACGGGCACACAGCTGATCTCCACCGACGACAACGTCATGATGACGATCACCGACGATACCTGCGGCAACCACGACACCCTGGGCGGGCACTGCAGCGCGGAGAGCAACACCGTACGCTACGGCCACGATACAAAGTACATGCACAGCTGCCGCGACAACTATCTGTTCGAGATCGGCGAGCGTGAGATGGACCCGCGGGACCTCACGAACAACATCAACTTCTTCATGAACGTGCCGATCGAGGAGAACGGTTTCCTGATCATCGTCGACGGTATCTCCAAGCCGGGCGACTATGTCGACATGAAAGCCGAGATGGACACGCTGGTGCTGATCTCGAACTGTCCGCAGCTCAACAACCCGTGCAACGCGTTCAACCCGTCGCCGATCCAGCTGGTCATCTGGGACGACTAA